The window GGCAATACTACCTTCCACGCTTTTCTTTTGACCCGGCAATTTACGCCTGCCAAACTTAATCCCTATAAATGCTGCCAGTGTGTCTCCTATCGCCAGAAATGATAAGCACATAAAGGCAATATTACCCGGAAATAATGCAATACACAATACCGCTGATACCATCACATAAACCGCTCCCGTAAAATCGCTCAGCTCATGCTTTCGCAAAATAATCCCAAACAGACCCTGGTAAAATTTCTTGAAGGTACGGTGTTCTATCCTGAAGGTATCAAATAATATGAAAATTACCGTTAGTGGTAAAAGGATCAGAAAAGTATTCTTTCGGTTATAATGAAAAAGATACTTATAGAGCATAGGGATCAGGAGCGAACTGATATGTATAGACTTCCTGAAAAACTCTGAACTTTTTATCTTTTTCATTACCTGCTCACAATTTATTTTAGGAAAATGATAATTACTTTAGTTTGCTCATTACAAAGGTTTTAGCTATTTCTGCCACTAAAAGCGGATTACCCTTCATTGCTACAGAGAATAATTTCTTTAAACTGAATTCATCTTTAGGTATTCCCTGACACATCTTAACCAGTTTATTAAATTTCTCATCATTCATATTCATGAATTTTTCTTTCATAGAATACATGGTTTTCTGTATCTTTCCTAATTTAGCATCCCATTCTTTCTTATATCTCAATAAATATTTTTTGCTCTGATCTCCAGCAGCAATAGAATCTGCCGCAACCCGCCCTGCTATCCTTGCGGCTATCATAGCCTGAACAATTCCACCGCCAGTGATAGGATTTACCTGCCGTGCTGAATCTCCCACCAGCATGATATTATCTTTGATGTATTCATTGATTCCCCACGCTGTG is drawn from Candidatus Stygibacter australis and contains these coding sequences:
- a CDS encoding phosphatidate cytidylyltransferase, with protein sequence MKKIKSSEFFRKSIHISSLLIPMLYKYLFHYNRKNTFLILLPLTVIFILFDTFRIEHRTFKKFYQGLFGIILRKHELSDFTGAVYVMVSAVLCIALFPGNIAFMCLSFLAIGDTLAAFIGIKFGRRKLPGQKKSVEGSIA